Proteins encoded together in one Pseudomonas sp. TCU-HL1 window:
- a CDS encoding AraC family transcriptional regulator codes for MTGTSAEKGTISVRLVHEALLELRQRGFDDSGLLDQAGISAELLAKPYGRVSSQLYGQLWLLIARTMDDEFFGMNPRRMKSGSFAYLTRQAVKEPTVGDALMVTLGFLDLVFDGLSPNLERRGGLAEIALKEPEGQQCRAFSYFTLWLMIHGLMCWLAGRRIPILGVDLRCTVPDYIEDYRVMFSTNLRFSRPQSRLLFNADCLELPVRRSPRDLKRFLAGLPANILVRYRDPQSLAARIRAYLRSIKPERWPDVEALSSHFYMAPSTLRRKLSLEGQSYQGLKDQVRRDLAIARLDSGEGNFTELAFELGFADTSAFYKAFKKWTGSTPGQYRALIHPDSS; via the coding sequence ATGACAGGCACGTCCGCGGAAAAAGGGACCATCTCCGTCCGGCTGGTCCACGAAGCCCTGCTGGAACTGCGCCAGCGGGGCTTTGACGATTCCGGGCTGCTGGACCAGGCCGGCATTTCCGCCGAGCTGCTGGCCAAGCCGTATGGGCGCGTGTCGTCCCAGCTCTACGGGCAACTCTGGCTGCTGATCGCCCGGACCATGGACGATGAGTTCTTCGGCATGAACCCCCGGCGAATGAAGTCCGGCAGCTTCGCCTACCTGACTCGCCAGGCGGTGAAGGAGCCCACGGTGGGCGACGCGCTGATGGTGACCCTGGGCTTCCTCGACCTGGTGTTCGACGGCCTCTCGCCAAATCTGGAACGGCGCGGCGGCCTGGCGGAGATTGCCCTGAAGGAGCCCGAGGGCCAGCAATGTCGGGCTTTCAGCTACTTCACCCTGTGGCTGATGATCCACGGGTTGATGTGCTGGCTGGCCGGGCGGCGCATTCCCATCCTTGGTGTCGACCTGCGTTGCACGGTGCCGGACTACATCGAGGACTACCGGGTGATGTTCAGCACCAACCTGCGCTTTTCCCGCCCGCAGAGCCGCCTGCTGTTCAATGCCGACTGCCTGGAGTTGCCGGTGCGCCGCAGCCCCCGCGACCTGAAGCGATTCCTTGCTGGCCTGCCGGCGAACATCCTGGTGCGCTACCGCGACCCGCAAAGCCTGGCGGCGCGCATCCGCGCCTACCTGCGTAGCATCAAGCCCGAGCGCTGGCCGGATGTTGAGGCATTGTCCAGCCACTTCTACATGGCGCCGTCCACCCTGCGCCGCAAGCTGTCCCTGGAAGGGCAGTCCTACCAGGGGCTGAAGGACCAGGTACGCCGTGACCTCGCCATCGCCCGGCTGGACAGCGGCGAAGGCAACTTCACCGAACTGGCCTTCGAGCTGGGCTTCGCCGACACCAGCGCCTTCTACAAGGCCTTCAAGAAATGGACCGGTTCGACGCCGGGGCAATACCGCGCATTGATTCATCCTGATTCAAGTTGA
- a CDS encoding AMP-binding protein: protein MNHQSYTRGRQDKDLLAMTIGAAFDATVAQFPEREALVVKHQGLRYSWQELADAVERHARALLALGLKGGDRLGIWAPNCAEWCITQFASAKIGAILVNINPAYRSSELEYALKQSGCRWVICADAFKTSDYHAMFLGLVPELAATEPGALNCEKLPELRGVVSLAANPPVGFLPWASLQEKAGQVSAEALAERQAGLQFDDPINIQYTSGTTGFPKGATLSHYNILNNGYMVGESLGLTEQDRLVIPVPLYHCFGMVMGNLGCVTHGSTMIYPGDAFDPLTTLRAVAEEKATALYGVPTMFIAELDHPQRGEFDLSSLRTGIMAGATCPIEVMRRVINEMHMSEVQIAYGMTETSPVSLQTGPDDELELRVTTVGRTQPHLESKIVDAEGRIVPRGTIGELCTRGYSVMLGYWNNPQATTDSIDPGRWMHTGDLASMDENGYVCIVGRSKDMIIRGGENIYPRELEEFFFTHPAVADVQVIGIPCSKYGEEIVAWIKFHPGHTATEDELRAWARERIAHFKVPRFFRFVEAFPMTVTGKIQKFRMREISIEELTPPKDGKVTAIR, encoded by the coding sequence ATGAATCACCAGAGCTACACCCGGGGGCGGCAGGACAAAGACCTGCTTGCCATGACCATAGGCGCGGCATTCGATGCCACGGTTGCCCAGTTCCCCGAGCGCGAAGCGCTGGTGGTCAAGCACCAGGGCCTGCGTTACAGCTGGCAGGAACTGGCCGACGCGGTGGAGCGCCATGCACGCGCCTTGCTTGCGCTGGGCCTGAAGGGCGGTGACCGCCTTGGCATCTGGGCGCCCAACTGCGCCGAGTGGTGCATCACCCAGTTCGCCAGCGCCAAGATCGGCGCCATCCTGGTCAACATCAACCCGGCCTATCGCAGCAGCGAACTGGAATACGCACTCAAGCAATCCGGCTGCCGCTGGGTGATCTGCGCCGACGCCTTCAAGACGTCTGATTACCACGCCATGTTCCTTGGCCTTGTGCCCGAACTGGCCGCCACCGAGCCAGGGGCGCTGAACTGCGAGAAGCTGCCGGAGCTTCGCGGTGTGGTGAGCCTGGCCGCCAACCCACCGGTCGGCTTCCTGCCCTGGGCTTCCCTGCAGGAAAAGGCGGGGCAGGTGAGTGCCGAAGCCCTGGCCGAGCGCCAAGCCGGCCTGCAGTTCGACGACCCGATCAACATCCAGTACACCTCCGGCACCACGGGCTTCCCCAAAGGTGCCACCCTCAGCCACTACAACATCCTCAACAACGGCTACATGGTCGGCGAGAGCCTGGGCCTGACCGAGCAGGACCGCCTGGTTATCCCGGTGCCGCTGTACCACTGCTTCGGCATGGTGATGGGCAACCTGGGCTGCGTGACCCACGGCTCCACCATGATCTATCCGGGTGACGCCTTCGACCCGCTGACCACCCTGCGCGCCGTAGCCGAGGAGAAAGCCACCGCGCTCTATGGCGTGCCCACCATGTTCATCGCCGAACTGGATCACCCGCAGCGTGGCGAGTTCGACCTGTCCAGCCTGCGCACCGGTATCATGGCCGGCGCCACCTGCCCGATCGAGGTGATGCGCCGGGTCATCAACGAGATGCACATGAGTGAAGTGCAGATCGCCTACGGCATGACCGAGACCAGCCCTGTATCCCTGCAGACCGGCCCGGACGATGAGCTGGAGCTGCGCGTGACCACCGTCGGCCGCACCCAGCCGCATCTGGAAAGCAAGATCGTCGACGCCGAGGGCAGGATCGTCCCGCGCGGCACCATCGGCGAACTCTGCACCCGTGGCTACAGCGTGATGCTGGGCTACTGGAACAACCCGCAGGCGACCACCGACTCCATCGATCCGGGCCGCTGGATGCACACCGGCGACCTCGCCTCCATGGACGAGAACGGCTACGTCTGCATCGTCGGGCGCAGCAAGGACATGATCATTCGCGGCGGAGAGAACATTTACCCGCGCGAGCTGGAAGAGTTCTTCTTCACCCACCCGGCCGTGGCCGACGTGCAGGTGATCGGCATTCCCTGCAGCAAGTACGGCGAGGAGATCGTCGCCTGGATCAAGTTCCACCCCGGCCACACCGCCACCGAAGACGAGCTGCGCGCCTGGGCCAGGGAGCGCATCGCCCACTTCAAGGTGCCGCGTTTCTTCCGCTTCGTGGAGGCCTTCCCGATGACGGTGACCGGCAAGATCCAGAAGTTCCGCATGCGCGAGATCAGCATCGAGGAACTGACCCCGCCGAAGGACGGCAAGGTGACGGCGATTCGGTAG
- the peaD gene encoding quinohemoprotein amine dehydrogenase subunit beta yields the protein MKLNAIASLATAVAGLALGINAWAADEAGPALKAGHEYMIATNYPNNLHVVDLATDSLYKTCRLPDAFGPGTAMMAPDRKTAFILNNHFGDLYGVDLDDCKTVFHAKLSQKPGEKVRSMFSFALSPDGKELYTTVNPTEMLNDHYVVKQPRLEVYDTRAGLDAKPVRSFPMPRQVYLMRAADDGTLYVAGPDIYKMDVNTGKYEVAVPGRNWQRPNYSAPDVLYFWPHQTTYHEFSMLYTTAKFKDEKQDLATADFIYGYVSIDLKTGKSTVQDFAPLTELYFTGLRSPKDPNQMFGVLNRLAKYDIKEQKLIKAANLDHSYYCIAFNTKGTKLYLAGTFNDIAVFDPDSLEKVKNIKLPGGDMSITTTQVFVR from the coding sequence ATGAAACTCAACGCCATCGCCAGCCTGGCGACCGCTGTCGCCGGACTCGCACTGGGCATCAATGCCTGGGCTGCGGATGAAGCAGGTCCGGCACTGAAGGCCGGTCATGAATACATGATCGCCACCAACTACCCCAACAACCTGCACGTGGTGGATCTGGCCACCGACAGCCTGTACAAGACCTGCCGTCTGCCCGACGCCTTTGGTCCTGGAACCGCGATGATGGCGCCGGACCGCAAGACCGCGTTCATCCTCAACAACCACTTCGGCGACCTCTACGGGGTCGACCTGGACGACTGCAAGACGGTGTTCCACGCGAAGCTGTCGCAGAAGCCGGGGGAGAAGGTGCGTTCGATGTTCTCCTTCGCCCTGAGCCCCGATGGCAAGGAGCTGTACACCACGGTCAATCCGACTGAAATGCTGAATGACCATTACGTGGTCAAGCAGCCGCGCCTGGAGGTCTATGACACCCGCGCGGGGCTGGATGCCAAGCCGGTGCGCAGTTTCCCGATGCCGCGGCAGGTCTACCTCATGCGTGCGGCCGATGACGGCACGCTCTACGTGGCCGGACCGGACATCTACAAGATGGATGTGAACACCGGTAAGTACGAGGTGGCCGTGCCGGGCCGCAACTGGCAGCGTCCGAACTACAGCGCGCCGGATGTGCTGTATTTCTGGCCGCACCAGACCACCTACCACGAGTTCTCGATGCTCTACACCACGGCCAAGTTCAAGGATGAGAAGCAGGACCTGGCCACCGCCGACTTCATCTATGGCTACGTCAGCATCGACCTGAAGACCGGCAAGTCCACGGTGCAGGACTTCGCGCCGCTGACCGAGCTGTACTTCACCGGCCTGCGCTCGCCGAAGGACCCGAACCAGATGTTCGGCGTGCTCAACCGCCTGGCCAAGTACGACATCAAGGAGCAGAAACTGATCAAGGCGGCCAACCTGGATCACTCCTACTACTGCATCGCCTTCAACACCAAGGGCACCAAGCTGTACCTGGCCGGTACCTTCAACGACATCGCGGTGTTCGATCCGGACAGCCTGGAGAAGGTGAAGAACATCAAGCTGCCGGGCGGCGACATGTCCATCACCACGACGCAGGTGTTTGTCCGGTAA
- the qhpC gene encoding quinohemoprotein amine dehydrogenase subunit gamma: MKHLKPLNNKAQMLEKAAAEDRIEEVMAMSAVAGCTATTDPGWEVDAFGGVSSLCQPMEADLYGCSDPCWWPAQVPDMMSTYPDWNAQATNSQEDWRNLGTVFPKDK; encoded by the coding sequence ATGAAACATCTGAAGCCGCTCAACAACAAAGCGCAAATGCTCGAAAAAGCCGCAGCCGAAGATCGCATCGAAGAAGTCATGGCCATGAGTGCGGTGGCCGGCTGCACCGCCACCACCGACCCGGGCTGGGAAGTGGACGCCTTCGGCGGGGTGAGTTCCCTCTGCCAACCGATGGAAGCCGACCTCTATGGCTGCTCCGACCCTTGCTGGTGGCCGGCCCAGGTGCCCGACATGATGAGCACCTACCCGGACTGGAACGCCCAGGCGACGAACTCGCAAGAGGACTGGCGCAACCTCGGCACCGTATTCCCGAAAGACAAATGA
- the peaB gene encoding quinohemoprotein amine dehydrogenase maturation protein produces MGAILNLVERNLHEVRVDADRMLFHIPSSSLFATDDVTGSIIDALRQQGCTSEDLVQRLAGRFAGQDVSETLRELIALEVVSDGSPLTPEIGISKVERTALNTVVLNVNTGCNLSCTYCYKEDLDKPSAGKKMGAETAEASVEMLLRESPDEERYSVVFFGGEPLSNRPLIEHMVDYCERRFAEAGKQVEFIMTTNATLLTEEIIDYLNAHRFGLSVSIDGPKTVHDRNRITVGGQGTYDVVRRKVDMLLSRYRSRPVGARVTLTRGITDVETIWNHLFNELGFAEVGFAPVTSGDMANFNLTSEELVEVFANMKALGRRYLEAALEHRNIGFSNLHQLITDIHEGHKKALPCGAGLKMLAVDHKGELNLCHRFTGSSLPTFGNVHSGVKQVELNDFLSQRLDRTGTGCDTCRIRNLCSGGCYHESYARYGDPTHPTYHYCELMRDWVDFGIEVYSRIMAVNPAFISSYISPRKAH; encoded by the coding sequence ATGGGCGCCATCTTGAATCTGGTCGAACGCAACCTGCACGAAGTGCGGGTAGACGCCGACCGTATGCTGTTCCACATCCCGAGCAGCTCGCTGTTCGCTACCGACGATGTGACCGGCAGCATCATCGACGCCCTGCGCCAGCAGGGCTGTACTTCGGAAGACCTGGTGCAACGCCTGGCCGGGCGTTTCGCCGGGCAGGACGTCAGTGAAACCCTGCGCGAGCTGATCGCGCTGGAAGTGGTCAGCGACGGCTCGCCGCTGACGCCGGAAATCGGCATCAGCAAGGTCGAGCGCACCGCGCTGAACACCGTGGTGCTGAACGTCAACACCGGCTGCAACCTGAGCTGCACCTACTGCTACAAGGAGGACCTCGACAAGCCCTCCGCTGGCAAGAAGATGGGCGCCGAAACCGCCGAGGCTTCGGTGGAAATGCTGCTTCGCGAGTCGCCCGACGAGGAACGCTACAGCGTGGTTTTCTTCGGCGGCGAGCCGCTGTCGAACCGGCCGCTGATCGAGCACATGGTGGACTACTGCGAGCGCCGCTTTGCAGAAGCGGGCAAGCAGGTGGAGTTCATCATGACCACCAACGCCACGTTGCTGACCGAAGAAATCATCGACTACCTCAATGCCCATCGCTTCGGGCTGTCGGTAAGCATCGACGGGCCGAAGACGGTGCATGACCGCAACCGCATCACCGTGGGCGGGCAGGGCACCTACGACGTGGTACGGCGCAAGGTGGACATGCTGCTGTCGCGCTATCGCAGCCGTCCGGTGGGCGCACGGGTGACCCTGACCCGTGGCATCACCGACGTCGAGACCATCTGGAACCACCTGTTCAACGAACTGGGTTTTGCCGAAGTCGGTTTCGCCCCGGTCACCTCGGGCGACATGGCGAACTTCAACCTCACCAGTGAAGAACTGGTGGAAGTCTTCGCCAACATGAAGGCCCTGGGGCGGCGCTACCTGGAGGCGGCGCTGGAGCACCGCAACATCGGTTTTTCCAACCTGCACCAACTGATCACCGACATCCACGAGGGCCACAAGAAGGCGCTGCCTTGCGGTGCCGGCCTGAAGATGCTGGCGGTGGACCACAAGGGCGAGCTGAACCTCTGCCATCGCTTCACCGGCTCCAGCCTGCCGACCTTCGGCAACGTGCACAGCGGGGTGAAGCAGGTCGAGCTCAACGACTTCCTCTCCCAGCGCCTGGACCGCACCGGCACCGGCTGCGACACCTGCCGCATCCGCAACCTGTGCTCCGGCGGCTGCTACCACGAGAGCTACGCCCGCTACGGCGACCCCACTCACCCGACCTATCACTACTGCGAGCTGATGCGCGACTGGGTGGACTTCGGCATCGAGGTCTACAGCCGCATCATGGCCGTCAACCCGGCCTTCATCAGCAGCTACATCTCTCCGCGGAAGGCGCACTGA
- the peaA gene encoding quinohemoprotein amine dehydrogenase subunit alpha: MASLMFAQAHAAEEGPALLKSKCMGCHIPEGNDSYSRISHQRKTPEGWLMSIGRMQVMHGLQISDGDRRTLVKYLADKQGLAPSETDGVRYAMERRLNTVEQFDDQLSQMCGRCHSGARVALQRRPAKEWEHLVNFHLGQWPSLEYQAQSRDRDWLDLALKEMVPELAKRFPLEDKAWADWQKARPKADALPGQWSFSGHMLTKGDVRGVMTVTADAGDTFKVEVKGQYADGTPFTGTGSAILYNGYEWRGNVKVGETNMRQVFAALNGEMKGRMFEAEHDERGLDFSAAKEGNAKLLAVQPAFLKAGSEAELTLVGSGLSGTPDFGLGVEVVKVLEVTPKQLRVKVKAAADAAPGLRGVALGKLNGVDLAVYKDISEVKVVPEFSIARVGENGGSTPKVQGRFEAEAWGKGADGKPYRIGFLPAKWSVEPFDERAREDEDVKFAGVMQKDGVFVPGGAGPNPERKMMTNNAGNLKVIAQLEEGGQKGEGHLIVTVQRWNNPPLP, translated from the coding sequence ATGGCGTCCCTGATGTTTGCCCAGGCCCATGCAGCCGAGGAGGGTCCAGCCCTCCTCAAGTCCAAGTGCATGGGTTGCCATATCCCCGAAGGCAACGATTCCTATAGTCGCATCAGTCACCAGCGCAAGACCCCAGAGGGCTGGCTGATGAGCATCGGGCGCATGCAGGTGATGCACGGCCTCCAGATCAGCGATGGCGACCGCCGCACCCTGGTCAAGTACCTGGCCGACAAGCAAGGCCTGGCACCCAGCGAGACCGACGGCGTGCGCTACGCCATGGAGCGACGCCTGAACACCGTCGAGCAGTTCGACGACCAGTTGAGTCAGATGTGCGGCCGCTGCCACTCCGGTGCCCGCGTTGCCCTGCAGCGCCGTCCCGCCAAGGAGTGGGAACACCTGGTCAACTTCCATCTCGGCCAGTGGCCGTCCCTCGAATACCAGGCTCAGTCCCGCGATCGTGACTGGCTGGATCTCGCCCTCAAGGAAATGGTGCCGGAGCTGGCCAAGCGCTTCCCGCTGGAAGACAAGGCCTGGGCCGACTGGCAGAAGGCCAGGCCCAAGGCCGATGCGTTGCCCGGGCAGTGGAGTTTCAGCGGCCACATGCTGACCAAGGGTGACGTACGCGGCGTGATGACGGTGACTGCCGATGCCGGCGACACCTTCAAGGTCGAGGTCAAAGGCCAGTACGCCGACGGCACGCCCTTCACCGGCACGGGCTCGGCCATTCTCTACAACGGCTACGAATGGCGCGGCAACGTGAAGGTCGGCGAGACCAACATGCGTCAGGTCTTCGCTGCCCTGAACGGCGAAATGAAGGGCCGCATGTTCGAGGCCGAGCACGACGAACGCGGCCTGGATTTCAGCGCCGCCAAAGAGGGCAACGCCAAGCTGCTGGCCGTGCAACCCGCCTTCCTCAAGGCGGGTAGCGAAGCCGAGCTGACCCTGGTGGGCAGCGGCCTGTCCGGCACGCCGGATTTCGGTTTGGGCGTCGAGGTGGTGAAGGTGCTGGAAGTCACCCCGAAACAGCTCCGCGTCAAGGTCAAGGCCGCCGCCGATGCCGCACCGGGCTTGCGTGGCGTGGCCCTGGGCAAGCTCAACGGCGTCGACCTTGCCGTCTACAAGGACATCAGTGAGGTGAAGGTGGTGCCCGAGTTCTCCATCGCCCGCGTCGGTGAGAACGGCGGCTCCACGCCCAAGGTGCAGGGCCGCTTCGAGGCCGAGGCCTGGGGCAAGGGCGCCGACGGCAAGCCCTATCGCATCGGCTTCCTACCGGCGAAATGGTCGGTGGAGCCCTTCGACGAGCGCGCCAGGGAAGACGAGGACGTGAAGTTCGCAGGCGTGATGCAGAAAGACGGCGTCTTCGTCCCAGGCGGCGCAGGCCCGAACCCGGAACGCAAGATGATGACCAACAACGCCGGCAACCTGAAGGTGATCGCCCAGCTGGAAGAGGGTGGCCAGAAGGGCGAAGGCCACCTGATCGTCACCGTACAGCGCTGGAACAACCCGCCGCTGCCTTGA
- a CDS encoding aldehyde dehydrogenase family protein, with the protein MLADLPVLPQTQAFLNRKLKMLIGAEWQDAASGSTMNFRNPATGEVLGEVPSATAEDVDRAVQAARQAFDDSAWSRMRPRERQNLLWRLADLMARDAQELAELECLNNGKSAAVAQVMDVQLAIDFLRYMAGWATKIEGTTVDPSLPLMPDDQFHGYIRREAVGVVGAIVAWNFPLLLACWKLGPALATGCTVVLKPADETPLTALKLAELVLEAGYPAGVFNLVTGTGLNAGVALTRHPGVDKLTFTGSTEVGKQIGKAAMDNMTRVTLELGGKSPTIVMPDANLQEAAAGAATAIFFNQGQVCCAGSRLYVHRKHFDNVVADIAGIANGMKLGNGLDPSVQMGPLISAKQQDRVTGYINLGRELGATIACGGEGFGPGYFVKPTVIVDVDQQHRLVQEEIFGPVLVAMPFDDIDEVVRMANDNPYGLGASIWSNDLSAVHRMIPRIKSGSVWVNCHSALDPALPFGGYKLSGVGREMGAAAIEHYTELKSVLIKL; encoded by the coding sequence ATGCTCGCTGACCTGCCCGTCCTTCCCCAGACCCAAGCCTTCCTCAACCGCAAGCTGAAGATGCTGATCGGCGCAGAGTGGCAGGACGCCGCCAGCGGCAGCACCATGAACTTCCGCAACCCGGCCACCGGTGAAGTCCTGGGCGAAGTGCCCTCCGCTACTGCCGAAGACGTCGACCGCGCCGTACAAGCCGCGCGCCAGGCCTTCGACGATTCCGCCTGGAGCCGCATGCGCCCGCGCGAGCGGCAGAACCTGCTGTGGCGCCTGGCCGACCTGATGGCGCGCGATGCCCAGGAACTGGCCGAGCTGGAATGCCTGAACAACGGCAAGAGCGCCGCCGTGGCCCAGGTCATGGACGTGCAGCTGGCCATCGACTTCCTCCGCTACATGGCCGGTTGGGCCACCAAGATCGAAGGCACCACGGTCGACCCGTCCCTGCCGCTGATGCCCGACGACCAGTTCCACGGCTACATCCGCCGCGAAGCCGTGGGCGTGGTCGGCGCCATCGTCGCCTGGAACTTCCCCCTGCTGCTGGCCTGCTGGAAGCTCGGCCCGGCGCTCGCCACCGGTTGCACCGTGGTGCTCAAACCCGCCGACGAAACCCCGCTGACCGCCCTCAAGCTGGCCGAGCTTGTGCTGGAGGCGGGCTACCCGGCCGGGGTGTTCAACCTGGTCACAGGCACTGGCCTGAACGCCGGCGTTGCCCTCACCCGCCATCCGGGCGTCGACAAGCTGACCTTCACCGGCTCCACCGAAGTCGGAAAGCAGATCGGCAAGGCCGCCATGGACAACATGACCCGTGTGACCCTGGAACTGGGCGGCAAGTCCCCCACCATCGTCATGCCCGACGCCAACCTGCAGGAAGCCGCCGCCGGTGCCGCCACCGCGATCTTCTTCAACCAGGGCCAGGTGTGCTGCGCCGGCTCGCGCCTCTACGTGCACCGCAAGCACTTCGACAATGTGGTGGCCGACATCGCCGGCATCGCCAATGGCATGAAGCTGGGCAACGGCCTGGACCCGAGCGTGCAGATGGGCCCGCTGATCTCCGCCAAGCAGCAGGACCGCGTCACCGGGTACATCAACCTCGGCCGCGAACTAGGCGCCACCATCGCCTGCGGTGGCGAGGGTTTCGGTCCCGGCTACTTCGTCAAGCCGACCGTCATCGTCGACGTCGACCAGCAACACCGCCTGGTGCAGGAAGAAATCTTCGGCCCGGTGCTGGTGGCCATGCCCTTCGACGACATCGACGAAGTCGTGCGCATGGCCAACGACAACCCCTACGGGCTGGGCGCCAGCATCTGGTCCAACGACCTCTCGGCCGTGCACCGGATGATCCCGCGCATCAAGTCCGGTTCGGTCTGGGTCAACTGCCACAGCGCCCTCGACCCTGCCCTGCCCTTTGGCGGCTACAAACTCTCCGGCGTTGGCCGTGAGATGGGCGCGGCAGCCATCGAGCACTACACCGAACTGAAGTCGGTGCTGATCAAGCTCTGA